In Candidatus Poribacteria bacterium, the DNA window TGCTGTGTTATTATCCCCGCATGGTCCGTTCCGGGCAGCCAGAGCGTGTTATATCCCTGCATCCGCCTCCACCGGATCAGTATATCCTGGAGGGCATTATCCAGCGCGTGGCCTATATGCAGGCTGCCCGTCACGTTGGGCGGAGGGATGACGATACAGAAAGGTCGCTTATGCGATTTCTCCTCAGCATGGAAATACTTTCTATCAAGCCAAAACTTATACCATTTTCCCTCAATCGGTTTTGGATCGTATGCCTTAGGAATATCCACCATCTGGAAAACCTCTCACGATATTCTTGGTCTCAGCGGATCTGTCGGTCCGACGATCTTAACGCCGGTTTCATCCTTCAGATAGTATACCATATCTTTCCGTTTTATTCGTCCCTCCTCCACTTCGATGACCCTGACGATGGGATGAAAGGGGTAACCGGGGACGGAATCCACAATTTGAGCCACCTCATCCGTGCTGAGTTTTACGAAGCTACCTATCGGATAAATAGACATCAGATCAACGAATGCCCTGACGACCTTATAGTCCAGCTGGACCCTGCTCATCTCTATCACCTGTCTCATCGCCTCATACGGCAGGAAGGGATCTCGATGAGGACGTCTATGTGAGATCGCCTCAAAGACGTCACAGACGGAGACGATACGGGCGAACTGATGGATCTCATCCCCAGATATCCCTTCCGGATATCCGCTACCGTCCATCCTCTCGTGTTCGTGGATCAAAACCATGGGCACCTGGACGGGAAGATCGGGGGTATTCGCCACCATCTCTACTCCCAGTTCGGGATGCTTTCTGATCTCATTCATCTCCTCATCGTTCAACCTCCTGGGGGCGAAAACGAGTTCCCTCGGCAGCCTGAACATCCCCAGATCGTGGATCAGAGCGGCTAGGATCAAAGTTTCGACGTCCTCTTCGCCCAAGTCCATCCCCCTCCCCAGATATGCGGAGAGCAATGCTACGTTAAAGGAGTGTAGGGCCAGGAAATCGTCCATGTCGGGATAATCCTCGGCCACCTTCAAAAGCGGCTTCCTTGAGGATCGGGTCATCTCAGCCAGGCTGGAAGCCATCCTCTTTAAGGCTATAAGCTCGTTATGACCGATATGATCCAGCGGGGCGATTCTCCCGATCAACGGAGGGAAAGAATCCCGAAGGCCGCCAGGTGTTTCCAGTATCCTGAGCGATTCGAGTTCCTCCTTGGTCAAAGCGGCCGCTCTCTCGACCTCCGGCTGAGCTTTAGGTACAGGTCTAGCTTCAAACGGTTCTCGTTTCCTGCCCCGCTTTTCCTGAAGCTTCCCCCATTCCCTCTCCGCCTGTTCTCTGAGTTCCGCAATTCTATCGGGGAGATCGAGGCCTGAAAGGATCAGGTATAGCCTGACGTGCTCCTCCCGGGTCAAGTAAAGGCCGGGATATATCCTACATCCGTCGGCAACCTGAGCCAGATGCTCACGCAGAATCTCAAAAGTTCTCTCGCCACCATCGCTCATCGCCTCCTCGCCCGCCATGAGCACCACCCCGCATCCGGACGCCGTGGTGGGATCGATCCCCGATACGGGCGCTAGCCTCAACATCTTATCCCATATCCTGAAGATAAGCCTGCCCGGGGAGGAGATATCCTCTGAGAGGAGATCCAATCTCATCAGCGTCATAACGCCACCCTGCAGCATAAGGGCCCTCAGATCCGACGGATCGAACGGGTAAAGCGGCAGAAGCGATTCATCGTAGCTGATGCCGTTCAGCTCGTCCAGAGGGGTGACGATCAGGTTATCGATCCGTTCATATAGCTTCATCAT includes these proteins:
- a CDS encoding HD domain-containing protein, whose product is MNQRRGINLGVIGLGGCGGKLAELFHRLGYPAIAVNTSSADLSSLSIPEECKLLLGPGEGSGGDIERGRELIEENGEIIRRRVSSPLEPATELLILSGAGGGTGGNLALLAEKLEDLGKPISFIIVLPADFEGTQVKMNAVKAIDELTALDMGSTLMIDSATLIDRVSEGGMMKLYERIDNLIVTPLDELNGISYDESLLPLYPFDPSDLRALMLQGGVMTLMRLDLLSEDISSPGRLIFRIWDKMLRLAPVSGIDPTTASGCGVVLMAGEEAMSDGGERTFEILREHLAQVADGCRIYPGLYLTREEHVRLYLILSGLDLPDRIAELREQAEREWGKLQEKRGRKREPFEARPVPKAQPEVERAAALTKEELESLRILETPGGLRDSFPPLIGRIAPLDHIGHNELIALKRMASSLAEMTRSSRKPLLKVAEDYPDMDDFLALHSFNVALLSAYLGRGMDLGEEDVETLILAALIHDLGMFRLPRELVFAPRRLNDEEMNEIRKHPELGVEMVANTPDLPVQVPMVLIHEHERMDGSGYPEGISGDEIHQFARIVSVCDVFEAISHRRPHRDPFLPYEAMRQVIEMSRVQLDYKVVRAFVDLMSIYPIGSFVKLSTDEVAQIVDSVPGYPFHPIVRVIEVEEGRIKRKDMVYYLKDETGVKIVGPTDPLRPRIS